Proteins from a genomic interval of Toxoplasma gondii ME49 chromosome Ia, whole genome shotgun sequence:
- a CDS encoding hypothetical protein (encoded by transcript TGME49_293520) has product MVGKHRAFGLCLRHDLIPWASSEIEWLPAPWTVDALRKKPDTCSRNLQDNLPRQLDLDWRSGYIPLEHDALYKGSLAVVKMPWSQCHLKKSKYPILIRQPWKHGQVQQWGPVGGPYCVPGKESASLVLLGFLGQLLFSESQLLAVLEKVPLLSIPFECVTTGTGAQFLKKDPLKFFPCSTKKETYTFIRQTLFVEPEDRNVFDRLVSGDDSCGNIAGGFCE; this is encoded by the exons GGAAATCGAGTGGCTGCCAGCGCCCTGGACGGTTGACGCACTGCGCAAAAAGCCAGACACATGCAGCCGAAATCTGCAAGACAACTTACCTAGGCAGCTAGACCTCGACTGGCGTTCGGGGTACATCCCACTGGAGCACGACGCATTATACAAGGGATCGCTCGCAGTTGTCAAGATGCCCTGGAGTCAGTGCCATTTAAAAAAGTCAAAATACCCAATTCTAATTCGTCAACCGTGGAAGCATGGCCAGGTGCAACAATGGGGTCCTGTCGGCGGCCCCTACTGCGTCCCGGGGAAAGAGTCGGCGTCACTCGTTTTGCTAGGCTTTCTGGGGCAGCTGTTGTTTTCTGAAAGCCAACTCTTGGCTGTACTGGAGAAG GTCCCCCTGTTAAGCATTCCGTTCGAGTGTGTTACCACCGGAACTGGCGCTCAATTCCTAAAAAAAGACCCTCTGAAgttttttccttgttctACTAAGAAAGAAACGTATACATTTATAAGGCAGACTCTGTTCGTGGAGCCCGAGGACAGAAATGTGTTCGACAGGCTAGTTTCCGGCGATGATTCCTGTGGCAACATCGCGGGCGGTTTTTGTGAGTGA